In one Hymenobacter sp. DG25B genomic region, the following are encoded:
- a CDS encoding phosphoglycerate kinase codes for MKTLDQYNFAGKKAVVRVDFNVPLDSDLRITDDTRIRAATPTVKKILADGGSVILLSHMGRPKGGPDKKNSLRNLVLRLQQEYGQEVKFADDVLGQEAAQMAASLQPGEILLLENLRFYAEEEKGDEAFAEKLARLGDVYVNDAFGAAHRRHASTAVMAHHFTPENRVAGYVMQGELENAKRVLDHAERPFTAIMGGAKISDKIQIIEQLLDKVDNLLIGGGMSYTFAKAEGGQIGNSLLEGDKMDMALDLMRKAKEKGVNLVLPVDSIIANQFANDADIDVAGSHSIPATWMGLDIGPETRELFAEIIRNSKTILWNGPMGVFEMSNFSVGTEFVARAIAEATENGAFSLIGGGDSAAAVNQLGFADKVSYISTGGGALLEYMEGKELPGVAALEGR; via the coding sequence ATGAAAACCCTCGACCAGTACAACTTCGCCGGCAAAAAGGCGGTGGTACGCGTGGACTTCAACGTGCCGCTCGACAGCGACCTGCGCATCACCGACGATACCCGCATTCGGGCGGCTACGCCCACGGTTAAAAAAATTCTGGCTGATGGCGGCTCCGTTATCCTGCTCTCGCACATGGGTAGGCCCAAAGGTGGCCCCGACAAGAAAAACTCCCTGCGCAACCTGGTATTGCGTCTGCAGCAGGAGTACGGGCAGGAAGTGAAGTTTGCGGATGATGTACTGGGCCAGGAAGCCGCCCAAATGGCCGCCTCGCTGCAGCCCGGCGAAATCCTGCTGCTCGAGAACCTGCGCTTTTATGCCGAAGAAGAAAAAGGCGACGAAGCCTTTGCGGAAAAGCTGGCCCGCCTCGGCGACGTGTATGTGAATGATGCCTTTGGGGCGGCGCACCGCCGGCATGCTTCCACGGCCGTCATGGCCCACCACTTCACCCCGGAAAACCGCGTGGCTGGCTACGTAATGCAGGGCGAGCTGGAAAACGCCAAGCGCGTGCTGGATCATGCCGAGCGGCCCTTCACTGCCATTATGGGCGGCGCCAAGATTTCGGATAAAATCCAAATTATTGAGCAGCTGCTGGATAAGGTGGATAATCTGCTCATTGGCGGGGGCATGTCCTACACCTTTGCCAAGGCCGAAGGTGGCCAGATTGGTAACTCCCTGCTGGAAGGCGACAAGATGGATATGGCCCTGGACCTGATGCGCAAAGCCAAGGAAAAAGGCGTAAACCTGGTGTTGCCCGTCGACAGCATCATTGCCAATCAGTTTGCCAATGATGCCGATATTGACGTAGCCGGCAGCCACAGCATTCCGGCCACCTGGATGGGTCTGGACATCGGCCCCGAAACCCGCGAGCTGTTCGCCGAAATCATCCGCAACTCCAAAACCATTCTCTGGAATGGCCCCATGGGCGTGTTTGAGATGTCGAACTTCTCGGTAGGTACTGAGTTTGTGGCCCGCGCCATTGCGGAAGCTACCGAAAACGGCGCCTTCAGCCTCATCGGTGGCGGCGACTCCGCGGCGGCGGTAAACCAGCTAGGCTTCGCCGATAAAGTGTCCTACATCAGCACCGGCGGTGGCGCCCTGCTGGAGTACATGGAGGGAAAAGAGCTGCCCGGTGTGGCGGCGCTGGAAGGCCGGTAA